A window from Leptothermofonsia sichuanensis E412 encodes these proteins:
- the ebsA gene encoding type IV pilus biogenesis protein EbsA codes for MAIDQLQPAPSNQVGVYVPYYPQAAKRSLLPLAISLYQKGSLEGQRKIEGGESIPFVATWNVSTLPADLTRCRIQFDSEPDLSYELMLANFEFVDFLIEVIMNFKRARLADFSQSFYRKLLRLDE; via the coding sequence ATGGCAATTGACCAACTTCAACCTGCCCCCAGCAATCAGGTAGGTGTTTACGTTCCTTACTACCCCCAGGCAGCCAAGCGATCGCTACTGCCTCTGGCAATCAGCCTTTATCAGAAAGGTTCTTTAGAGGGTCAGCGCAAAATTGAAGGCGGTGAGAGCATTCCCTTCGTTGCCACCTGGAATGTTTCAACCCTGCCGGCTGACTTAACCCGCTGTCGTATCCAGTTTGATAGCGAGCCTGACCTCAGCTATGAACTCATGCTGGCCAACTTTGAGTTTGTTGATTTTTTGATCGAAGTCATCATGAACTTCAAGCGTGCTCGCCTAGCTGATTTTTCCCAGAGTTTCTATCGCAAACTTCTGAGGTTAGACGAATAA
- the rppA gene encoding two-component system response regulator RppA, producing the protein MRILLVEDEPDLGATIERTLLREKYIVDWVMDGKTAWEYLQHPWTHYTVAIFDWLLPGLSGIELCQRLRARKNAIPVLMLTAKDRIEDKVIGLDAGADDYLVKPFSNVELLARLRALQRRSQFLQSAQLQVGNLTLDYSTFAIAVTDSQANSQPVPLTAKEFQILEYLMQHPNQILSRDQIMNQVWSIQADPTSNVVPAQMRLLRRKLAESGCAGLSETVHGIGYRLKMPPPPASSES; encoded by the coding sequence ATGAGAATTTTGCTGGTTGAGGATGAACCTGATCTGGGTGCAACGATTGAGCGCACATTGCTGCGGGAAAAGTATATTGTCGATTGGGTGATGGATGGTAAGACGGCCTGGGAGTATCTTCAGCATCCCTGGACTCACTACACCGTCGCCATTTTTGACTGGCTGCTGCCTGGACTATCCGGCATCGAACTGTGTCAGCGGTTGCGTGCCAGGAAAAATGCCATCCCGGTGCTGATGTTGACTGCCAAAGACCGGATTGAGGATAAGGTGATTGGGCTGGATGCCGGAGCCGATGATTACCTGGTCAAACCCTTCAGTAATGTGGAACTGCTGGCACGGTTGCGTGCATTGCAGCGGCGATCGCAATTCCTGCAATCCGCTCAACTGCAAGTCGGGAATCTGACTCTGGATTACAGTACCTTTGCGATCGCCGTTACCGATAGTCAGGCAAATTCCCAGCCAGTTCCTCTAACGGCTAAGGAATTTCAAATTTTAGAATACTTAATGCAACATCCCAACCAAATCCTGAGTCGCGACCAGATTATGAATCAGGTATGGTCCATACAAGCTGACCCAACTAGTAATGTGGTTCCTGCCCAGATGCGACTGTTGCGAAGAAAGTTAGCAGAATCGGGCTGTGCCGGACTGAGTGAAACCGTTCACGGCATTGGCTACCGTTTGAAAATGCCCCCACCCCCTGCCTCCTCTGAATCATGA
- a CDS encoding phosphohydrolase, with the protein MNPPLTDLLGRAVAIAATAHQGQLDKASAPYIMHPLRIMMRCQTTLEQIVAVLHDVVEDSDWTLERLADEGFPHEAIAAIDCLTRRPDETYDEFIDRILLNPLAARVKRYDLEDNMTLTRMNVLEEKDLERLQRYHRAHGRVMAALANNPIPKTQ; encoded by the coding sequence ATGAATCCGCCGTTGACAGATTTACTGGGGCGTGCAGTCGCTATCGCCGCAACCGCCCACCAGGGGCAGCTTGATAAAGCCAGTGCCCCTTACATCATGCACCCACTTCGGATCATGATGCGCTGCCAAACAACACTGGAGCAAATTGTTGCCGTCCTGCACGATGTTGTCGAAGATTCTGACTGGACCCTGGAGCGACTGGCAGACGAAGGGTTTCCCCATGAGGCGATCGCCGCGATCGATTGTCTCACGCGTCGGCCTGACGAAACCTATGACGAATTTATTGACCGTATCCTACTTAATCCTCTGGCAGCCCGTGTCAAGCGCTACGACCTGGAAGATAATATGACGCTGACCCGCATGAACGTTCTGGAAGAGAAGGATTTAGAGCGTTTACAGCGGTACCACAGGGCACACGGCAGAGTAATGGCAGCTTTAGCAAACAACCCAATACCGAAAACTCAATAG
- a CDS encoding radical SAM protein: MAPLVANYYLTYRCNARCHFCDIWALEPKKEADFETICQNLKDLRRLGVKYVDFTGGEPLLRTDVAQIYAEAKRQGFYTSMTTNTILYPKRAQEIQGLVDFLNFSLDGPDAETHDQSRGVKIFDTLVESVKLALSLGEFPVLNHTVTAQNFNRIPEVAELGKQLGVRVWLNPAFTAHSNYNSKKNPTPDMVLAIEAAARNDSNVGYNKAALEFIRDGGNDTNNPRCKAVDAVIAISPHDELLLPCYHFAQTGVPINGRLYELYKQSEVVEDYRKSQGKLSVCEGCTVWCYLIPSFFKGLDKYWFLNQVSYAGEFLARKRFLQRARIA, from the coding sequence ATGGCACCTCTGGTCGCAAATTACTATCTTACCTATCGCTGCAATGCCCGGTGTCACTTTTGCGATATCTGGGCGCTGGAGCCCAAAAAGGAAGCGGATTTTGAAACAATTTGCCAGAACTTGAAGGATCTGAGACGGCTTGGGGTCAAATATGTTGACTTCACAGGTGGGGAACCCCTGTTACGGACAGACGTGGCGCAGATTTATGCAGAAGCGAAACGTCAGGGTTTTTACACCAGCATGACGACGAACACTATCCTGTATCCCAAACGCGCTCAGGAAATCCAGGGACTGGTGGATTTCCTTAATTTTTCTCTAGACGGTCCCGATGCAGAAACCCATGACCAGTCGAGGGGCGTGAAGATTTTCGATACCCTGGTCGAATCGGTCAAGCTTGCCCTGTCACTGGGGGAATTTCCAGTTCTGAACCACACGGTCACCGCCCAAAACTTCAATCGCATCCCTGAAGTTGCTGAGTTGGGGAAACAACTGGGGGTCAGGGTGTGGCTGAATCCGGCATTCACTGCCCACAGCAATTACAACTCTAAAAAGAATCCAACTCCAGATATGGTGCTGGCGATCGAGGCAGCCGCCAGAAATGATAGCAATGTTGGCTACAATAAAGCTGCCTTAGAATTCATTCGAGATGGGGGAAATGATACGAACAATCCTCGCTGTAAGGCGGTCGATGCGGTAATTGCGATTTCACCCCATGATGAGTTGTTACTACCCTGCTATCACTTTGCTCAAACTGGAGTTCCGATTAATGGTCGTCTTTATGAACTTTACAAGCAATCTGAGGTGGTAGAGGATTATCGCAAATCTCAGGGTAAATTATCAGTGTGTGAAGGATGCACGGTCTGGTGTTATCTGATTCCCAGCTTCTTTAAAGGTTTAGACAAGTATTGGTTCTTAAATCAAGTATCCTATGCCGGAGAGTTCCTGGCCCGAAAACGATTCTTACAACGAGCTAGAATCGCTTAG
- the rppB gene encoding two-component system sensor histidine kinase RppB — protein sequence MAVCGIGFYQLIAQEQWQSLNRKLATIAGTLHDGIEPALSEPGKVEPIMDHFLPGLVCINHTPCPEPVAIAERHIAGVVHQQDYYIRFIDPAGNLLATAGRQPVGLPTPIASVSHQTLKAADGNSYRQISVFLKTQTQIPWGYIQVGQSLAAYETYLAGIRWTLMLGLPVAMLLVAGASWWLSGIAMRPVYQSYQQIQQFTADAAHELRTPLAAIRSTVEFTLDEPELSDTEVRSTLRLIERQNHRLSNLVQDLLLLSRIGLHTHPLNLRACSLNTLVEDLVEEFSALAIAADLVLKSNLQTAQSLTVLGDEEQLYRLFANLVTNAIQYTPAGGTVTLHLHQEEGTAVLAVQDTGSGIPLSDQSRIFDRFYRVNQDRARHTGGSGLGLAIAQAIAQSHQAIIQVQSALGQGSTFTVRLPLKPSRIV from the coding sequence CTGGCAGTTTGTGGAATTGGGTTTTATCAGCTAATCGCCCAGGAACAATGGCAATCCCTCAACCGGAAACTGGCCACCATCGCTGGCACCCTGCATGATGGCATTGAACCTGCCCTTAGCGAACCAGGAAAAGTCGAGCCGATTATGGATCACTTCCTCCCGGGTTTGGTCTGTATCAACCACACCCCCTGCCCGGAACCAGTGGCGATCGCCGAACGCCATATTGCCGGAGTGGTGCACCAGCAGGATTATTACATTCGCTTCATTGACCCCGCAGGAAACCTGCTGGCCACCGCCGGACGACAACCTGTGGGATTACCCACCCCAATCGCCTCAGTCTCCCACCAGACCCTGAAAGCAGCGGATGGTAACTCCTATCGGCAAATATCTGTCTTTCTCAAAACCCAAACTCAGATTCCCTGGGGCTACATCCAGGTCGGGCAATCCCTGGCAGCCTATGAAACCTATCTGGCGGGCATCCGCTGGACACTGATGCTGGGCTTACCTGTTGCCATGCTGTTGGTGGCTGGGGCAAGCTGGTGGCTATCAGGGATAGCCATGCGTCCGGTTTACCAGTCCTATCAGCAGATTCAGCAGTTTACGGCAGATGCCGCCCACGAACTCCGCACTCCTCTGGCGGCTATCCGCTCGACCGTTGAATTTACGTTAGATGAGCCAGAACTCTCTGATACCGAGGTGCGCAGTACCCTCCGCCTGATCGAACGGCAAAACCATCGCCTCTCTAACCTGGTTCAGGATTTGTTATTGCTGTCGCGGATTGGTTTACACACTCATCCTCTGAACCTGCGTGCGTGCAGCCTCAATACCCTGGTGGAAGATCTGGTCGAGGAGTTTTCTGCCCTGGCGATCGCCGCTGACCTGGTATTGAAATCCAATCTTCAAACAGCCCAATCCTTAACTGTTTTGGGAGATGAAGAACAACTGTATCGCCTGTTTGCCAACTTAGTCACCAATGCCATTCAATACACTCCAGCGGGCGGAACGGTGACCCTTCATCTCCACCAGGAAGAAGGAACTGCCGTGTTAGCCGTTCAAGACACGGGTTCAGGCATTCCCCTATCAGATCAATCCCGAATTTTTGATCGGTTTTACCGGGTGAATCAAGACCGCGCCCGACATACGGGCGGCTCTGGGTTGGGTTTAGCCATTGCTCAGGCGATCGCCCAATCCCATCAGGCAATCATTCAGGTTCAGAGTGCACTTGGTCAGGGAAGTACCTTCACAGTTCGTTTACCCCTGAAACCGTCCAGGATAGTCTGA
- the truB gene encoding tRNA pseudouridine(55) synthase TruB, whose product MQGFLNLNKPAGFTSHDCVARVRRLLKLKRVGHAGTLDPAATGVLPIALGRATRLLQFLPQDKAYRATIRFGICTTTDDLEGDLLLAHPAPDLTLDQVAACLPQFQGVIQQVPPNYSAVQVQGERLYNLARKGKAVVAQARTVEIFSLTVLDWRSGDFPEIDLAIACGPGTYIRAIARDLGQALQTGGTLAALLRTLSSGFDLADSLTLEELETQIQAGTFQPIPADAPLSHLPAVALLDSNARRWCQGQKLRLDQTSLRVRAAEERNLYDYPSWQVHHENGHFLGIGQLIESEIGTLLVPQVVFDGAGFDDAG is encoded by the coding sequence GTGCAAGGCTTTCTGAACCTGAACAAACCGGCTGGCTTCACGTCCCATGACTGTGTTGCCCGTGTGCGTCGCCTGCTGAAGTTAAAGCGGGTAGGGCACGCCGGAACCCTGGACCCTGCTGCAACGGGTGTCCTGCCAATCGCCCTGGGTAGAGCTACTCGATTGCTACAATTTTTACCCCAGGACAAAGCGTACCGGGCAACCATCCGATTTGGCATCTGCACCACAACCGATGATCTGGAGGGCGACCTGCTCCTGGCTCACCCCGCTCCTGATCTGACCTTAGACCAGGTGGCAGCCTGTCTGCCTCAGTTTCAGGGAGTGATTCAGCAGGTGCCGCCGAACTACAGTGCCGTACAGGTTCAGGGTGAGCGCCTGTACAACCTGGCCCGTAAAGGCAAAGCAGTTGTGGCACAGGCTCGCACAGTAGAAATTTTTAGCCTGACGGTGCTGGACTGGCGATCGGGAGACTTCCCTGAAATCGACCTGGCGATCGCCTGTGGACCTGGTACCTATATTCGGGCGATCGCCCGTGATCTGGGTCAGGCACTCCAGACTGGAGGCACCCTGGCTGCCCTGCTCAGAACCCTGAGCAGTGGGTTCGACCTGGCAGATAGTTTGACCCTGGAAGAACTGGAAACCCAAATCCAGGCAGGCACATTTCAACCAATTCCAGCCGACGCCCCTCTGTCCCACTTACCAGCCGTCGCTCTGCTCGATTCAAATGCCCGTCGCTGGTGCCAGGGACAGAAACTAAGACTGGATCAGACATCTTTGCGAGTTCGAGCAGCAGAAGAGCGGAACCTCTATGATTACCCCAGTTGGCAGGTTCACCATGAAAACGGGCATTTTCTTGGTATTGGGCAACTCATAGAAAGCGAAATCGGAACCTTGCTGGTGCCTCAGGTTGTGTTTGATGGTGCGGGCTTTGACGATGCTGGATAG
- a CDS encoding squalene/phytoene synthase family protein, whose translation MDTPTISDLVGSSRYEAVADDSLKDEDNAAWVMTLESHEQTEWVERIRWIRLVDRLAENELIHSGSSEFHKFYTGWEKLLNQGWIDPDHPYQEVLTSIRHRWFGPFATAGDRLSVQSWDCFLAATARYHKPGLVIGTLKEYQEMMETLSGSCFQTLPFLGESHWQIARSFGALDQFLNNLRDMREDAERGICYLPAELLERFGVSRNEILQLTACQNPNYFTMMQFWLDDYLPVFHQKMDDLLAARDLHPSWRIWRDWSFYRYRRIERVFRSCHFDYVQFPQIYWAEVRKDLPLLLSQVRQDHRHPLGIPPYQSLQIQEELTVPSLILELGEKAVRAMELVWKIFQPQPGNRIRSSELC comes from the coding sequence ATGGATACACCGACAATTTCAGATTTAGTAGGTTCTTCACGATACGAAGCGGTTGCAGATGATTCCCTTAAAGACGAGGATAATGCTGCCTGGGTGATGACACTGGAATCCCATGAGCAAACTGAGTGGGTTGAGCGAATCCGCTGGATTCGTCTGGTGGATCGCCTGGCAGAAAATGAATTAATCCATTCGGGAAGTTCTGAGTTCCATAAATTTTATACTGGCTGGGAAAAGTTACTCAACCAGGGATGGATAGACCCCGATCATCCCTATCAGGAAGTGTTGACCAGCATCCGCCACCGCTGGTTTGGGCCGTTTGCCACGGCGGGCGATCGTCTCTCTGTTCAATCCTGGGATTGCTTTCTCGCAGCGACGGCTCGCTATCACAAACCAGGTCTGGTCATTGGTACCCTGAAGGAATATCAGGAAATGATGGAAACCCTTTCTGGCTCTTGCTTTCAAACACTTCCTTTCCTGGGAGAATCCCACTGGCAGATTGCCCGTTCTTTTGGAGCACTGGATCAATTCCTCAACAATCTGCGAGATATGCGGGAAGACGCTGAACGGGGAATTTGCTACCTGCCTGCTGAGTTGTTGGAGCGATTTGGAGTCAGCCGTAATGAAATTTTGCAGCTAACCGCCTGCCAAAATCCCAACTATTTCACAATGATGCAGTTCTGGTTAGATGACTATCTGCCAGTGTTTCATCAAAAAATGGATGATCTTTTAGCGGCCAGGGATTTACACCCCTCCTGGCGCATCTGGCGGGACTGGTCATTCTATCGCTATCGGCGAATTGAACGGGTTTTTCGCAGTTGTCACTTTGACTATGTGCAATTTCCCCAAATTTATTGGGCTGAAGTCAGGAAAGATCTACCCCTGTTGCTGTCTCAGGTGCGCCAAGATCACCGACATCCACTTGGGATACCCCCTTACCAGAGTTTACAGATCCAGGAAGAGTTGACTGTTCCATCCCTGATTCTGGAATTGGGAGAAAAAGCTGTCAGAGCAATGGAACTGGTGTGGAAGATTTTTCAGCCCCAGCCTGGAAATCGCATCCGCTCTAGTGAGCTTTGTTAA
- a CDS encoding zinc-dependent metalloprotease: protein MAPQINPFDLSDDLLTYAPWQLENARRMWQRLEQRYPTLGQHFGDGRVMFDEIFEYYFQYARFLTRYVGGQSFNRFASSGDRSDRLPFEPVSLEKQRQALVLVQKYVLDENQFHFSPSFLNRLAPSRWNHWGEVPEVVTLDYPIHDRVLFLQSAILQELLDYNRLARLRDAELRSPDHALTIPELFETLQMAVWREVLQPEGTPRLSSLRRGLQREHLRLMSDMVRRTIAAPEDARTLAWYNLRQLRSALDRTLRKANKLDAYTRAHLEETRDRIDKTLNAQLQSQ from the coding sequence CTGGCCCCCCAGATCAACCCCTTTGACCTCAGTGACGACCTGCTCACCTATGCTCCCTGGCAACTGGAAAATGCCCGTCGAATGTGGCAACGGTTGGAACAACGCTATCCCACCCTGGGTCAGCATTTTGGAGATGGGCGAGTCATGTTTGACGAAATTTTTGAGTATTACTTTCAATATGCCCGCTTTCTCACCCGCTATGTGGGGGGGCAATCCTTTAACCGGTTTGCCAGCAGCGGAGATAGGAGCGACCGGCTTCCGTTTGAGCCTGTTTCCCTGGAAAAGCAGCGTCAGGCACTGGTGCTGGTGCAAAAATATGTGCTTGATGAAAATCAGTTCCACTTCTCACCCAGCTTCCTCAACCGGCTGGCTCCTTCTCGCTGGAACCATTGGGGTGAGGTGCCTGAGGTGGTAACACTCGACTACCCGATTCACGATCGCGTCCTGTTTTTGCAATCGGCCATTTTGCAAGAACTGCTGGACTACAATCGTCTGGCTCGCCTGCGAGATGCCGAACTGAGAAGCCCTGACCACGCATTAACCATTCCAGAGCTATTTGAGACGTTACAGATGGCCGTCTGGCGAGAAGTGTTGCAGCCGGAAGGCACGCCGCGTCTTTCCAGCCTGCGTCGGGGTCTACAGCGGGAGCATTTAAGGTTGATGTCGGACATGGTTCGACGCACGATCGCAGCCCCCGAAGACGCACGCACCCTGGCCTGGTACAACCTGAGGCAATTGCGCAGTGCCCTGGATAGAACCCTTCGCAAAGCAAATAAACTGGATGCCTACACCCGTGCCCATTTAGAAGAAACCCGCGATCGCATCGACAAAACCCTGAATGCTCAGTTGCAATCACAGTAA
- a CDS encoding S8 family peptidase, translating to MTPSSEMGYPSSPDHPSGMEGPFKRELVVIAKSDSGLRATRDGVASVMGADVSPLENLLNAEGATLQPLFGLSEDRLQAEVAALATEGETDIPDLSVYYHVEAPDARLDTLAEQLRQLETIAAAYVKPPAEPALITLNEMTPRVEEAPTTTPDFTARQGYLEPAPTGIDAQYAWTLPGGRGAGINIIDIEWGWNFNHEDLRQNQGGVVSGTSSTSDNHGTAVLGEYSGDRNTFGVTGISSDAHAMAVSLTTHGTAEAIRIAADRLRPGDIILLEVHRSGPRSSAGSGQFGFIGIEWWPDDFAAIRYAVTKGIIVVEAAGNGGQNLDDPIYDTRPAGFPASWTNPFNPSNPSSGAVVVGAGMPPSGTHGRTAHPGWGDIYADRGRCYFSNYGSRIDAQGWGWEVTTTGYGDLQGGSDRNQWYTDQFSGTSSASPIVVGALACVQGILRARGRVLLSPARARQLLRETGSPQQDAPGFTFIPNMTGSGYPQNHPARPRTERIGNRPNLRQLITRALETNTWVGVQFTGTVPANQTQRWFTFRWPAHWHVIWTVVPTSPRPGAPQVEWKVQVERASDEYITYWISVTNLTPVPVNIEGRYAVLGW from the coding sequence ATGACACCATCATCGGAAATGGGATACCCCAGTTCGCCTGACCATCCATCAGGGATGGAAGGGCCGTTCAAACGAGAGTTAGTGGTAATTGCCAAGAGTGATAGTGGGCTACGGGCAACCCGTGACGGGGTTGCATCCGTGATGGGAGCAGATGTCAGTCCCCTGGAAAACTTGCTGAATGCTGAGGGAGCGACCCTGCAACCCCTGTTCGGACTGAGCGAAGATCGATTGCAGGCGGAAGTTGCAGCGCTGGCAACAGAGGGAGAAACCGATATCCCAGATCTTTCGGTGTATTACCATGTTGAAGCCCCCGATGCACGTCTGGATACCTTAGCCGAACAATTACGTCAGCTTGAAACCATCGCAGCAGCTTATGTCAAACCGCCAGCCGAACCCGCTCTGATCACGCTGAACGAAATGACACCCAGAGTTGAAGAGGCACCGACAACTACACCAGATTTTACAGCACGTCAGGGCTATCTGGAGCCTGCTCCAACAGGGATTGATGCCCAATATGCCTGGACGTTACCGGGTGGACGGGGCGCTGGCATCAATATCATTGATATTGAGTGGGGTTGGAACTTTAACCACGAAGACTTACGTCAGAATCAGGGAGGGGTTGTTTCTGGTACAAGTTCTACCAGTGATAATCACGGAACCGCTGTATTAGGTGAATACAGTGGCGATCGCAACACCTTTGGCGTCACCGGCATTAGCTCCGATGCCCATGCCATGGCTGTTTCCCTTACGACTCACGGCACAGCCGAAGCCATTCGGATCGCAGCCGACCGACTCCGCCCAGGCGACATCATCTTACTGGAAGTTCATCGTTCTGGACCCAGGAGTTCGGCAGGAAGTGGGCAATTCGGTTTTATTGGCATTGAATGGTGGCCCGATGACTTTGCCGCAATTCGCTATGCCGTAACCAAAGGCATCATTGTCGTGGAAGCTGCCGGTAACGGCGGACAAAACTTAGATGATCCGATCTACGATACTCGTCCGGCAGGCTTCCCCGCCAGTTGGACAAACCCATTCAATCCCAGTAATCCCAGTTCAGGAGCGGTTGTTGTAGGAGCTGGGATGCCGCCATCCGGCACCCACGGTAGAACAGCCCATCCCGGTTGGGGGGATATTTATGCCGACCGGGGGCGTTGCTATTTCTCCAACTACGGGAGCAGAATTGATGCCCAGGGCTGGGGATGGGAAGTCACAACAACTGGATATGGCGACTTGCAGGGTGGCTCTGATCGCAATCAGTGGTACACCGACCAATTCAGTGGAACATCCAGTGCATCACCGATCGTCGTCGGTGCCCTGGCCTGCGTGCAAGGTATTTTGCGGGCGCGGGGACGGGTTCTGCTGAGTCCAGCGCGAGCGAGACAGTTGCTCCGAGAAACAGGTTCTCCCCAACAGGATGCACCCGGTTTCACCTTTATTCCCAATATGACGGGATCTGGCTATCCTCAAAATCATCCCGCTCGTCCCCGGACTGAACGGATTGGCAATCGCCCCAACCTGCGCCAACTGATTACCCGTGCCTTAGAAACAAATACCTGGGTAGGGGTTCAATTCACAGGTACCGTTCCCGCCAATCAAACCCAGCGCTGGTTCACCTTCCGCTGGCCCGCCCACTGGCATGTGATCTGGACCGTTGTGCCAACCAGCCCCAGACCAGGTGCGCCCCAGGTGGAATGGAAGGTGCAGGTTGAGCGAGCTTCCGATGAGTACATTACGTACTGGATCAGCGTCACCAACCTGACGCCCGTTCCTGTGAATATTGAAGGGCGTTACGCAGTCCTGGGTTGGTAA
- a CDS encoding DUF305 domain-containing protein has translation MNSKIVWLLLVLMGAVSLTNGCQTSSRRLSLQDPSGDLAVAQDGHQSGSHSGMNHGSMSLGPKDEFFDLRFIDGMIPHHEGAVLMAQEALQKSSRPEIRTLAKAIINVQQKEIRLLQGWRKDWYPNAGQEPVMWHSDMNHMMPMTREMRSAMMMARDLGLADDQFDRRFIEAMVPHHEGALVMAQAALEKSDRPEIRQMAADILSSQQQEIAQMRQWRNNWYGK, from the coding sequence ATGAATTCTAAAATAGTATGGTTGTTGCTTGTTCTGATGGGAGCCGTCAGTTTAACCAACGGTTGCCAGACAAGTTCCAGGCGGTTGTCCCTTCAAGACCCGTCTGGGGATCTGGCAGTGGCACAGGATGGTCATCAGTCTGGTAGCCATTCTGGGATGAATCATGGTTCCATGAGTCTGGGTCCTAAGGATGAGTTTTTCGATCTCCGGTTTATTGACGGCATGATCCCTCACCACGAAGGGGCTGTGCTGATGGCCCAGGAAGCCTTACAAAAGTCGAGCCGTCCTGAAATTCGGACGCTGGCAAAGGCTATCATTAATGTTCAACAGAAGGAAATTCGTCTGCTTCAAGGCTGGCGCAAAGACTGGTATCCCAATGCGGGGCAAGAACCTGTCATGTGGCACAGTGATATGAATCACATGATGCCCATGACGCGAGAAATGCGGTCCGCCATGATGATGGCTAGGGATTTGGGTCTGGCAGATGACCAGTTTGATCGGCGCTTTATTGAGGCTATGGTCCCTCACCACGAAGGGGCACTGGTGATGGCGCAAGCAGCCCTGGAAAAGAGCGATCGCCCTGAAATCCGTCAGATGGCAGCAGATATTCTCAGTTCTCAACAACAGGAAATTGCTCAGATGCGACAGTGGCGCAACAACTGGTATGGAAAATGA
- the accD gene encoding acetyl-CoA carboxylase, carboxyltransferase subunit beta, whose product MSLFDWFANRRKSDPISQGRQEREIADGLWSKCEKCGVLAYTKDLRANQMVCLECGHHARVYSDERIRQLIDPNTWKALDEKLIATDPLKFRDRKSYSDRLREMQEKTRLLDAVQTGIGQLDGLPVALGVMDFRFMGGSMGSVVGEKLTRLIERATRERFPVVIVCASGGARMQEGMLSLVQMAKISGALDRHRDARLLYIPVLTHPTTGGVTASFAMLGDIILAEPKATIGFAGRRVVEQTLREKLPDDFQKAEYLLQHGFVDAIVPRTQLKKTLAQLIRLHQPVAAPSSLPLHHLSDPRLLSKTSSE is encoded by the coding sequence ATGTCTTTATTTGATTGGTTTGCAAATCGGCGAAAATCAGATCCCATCAGTCAGGGGCGCCAGGAACGAGAAATTGCCGACGGGCTATGGTCCAAGTGCGAAAAGTGCGGGGTTTTGGCTTACACAAAAGATCTGCGAGCCAATCAGATGGTTTGTCTGGAGTGTGGGCACCATGCACGGGTTTATAGCGATGAGCGGATTCGCCAGTTAATCGACCCAAATACCTGGAAAGCTCTGGACGAGAAGCTGATTGCCACTGACCCCCTGAAGTTCCGGGATCGCAAGTCCTACAGCGATCGGCTGCGGGAAATGCAGGAAAAAACCAGGCTTCTGGATGCCGTCCAGACCGGGATTGGGCAATTGGATGGGCTACCTGTTGCCCTGGGCGTGATGGACTTCCGCTTCATGGGCGGCAGTATGGGTTCCGTAGTGGGTGAAAAGCTGACCCGTTTGATTGAACGCGCCACCCGCGAGCGTTTCCCGGTGGTGATTGTCTGCGCGTCTGGGGGTGCCCGGATGCAGGAGGGAATGCTGAGTCTGGTGCAGATGGCAAAAATCTCTGGAGCACTGGATCGGCACCGTGATGCCCGCCTGCTCTATATCCCGGTGTTAACCCATCCCACCACAGGCGGCGTGACAGCCAGTTTTGCGATGCTGGGGGACATCATTCTGGCAGAGCCAAAGGCAACGATTGGCTTCGCAGGTCGGCGTGTGGTAGAGCAAACCCTGCGAGAAAAATTACCGGATGATTTCCAGAAGGCTGAGTATCTGCTGCAACATGGGTTTGTAGATGCAATCGTGCCGCGCACCCAGTTAAAGAAAACACTGGCACAACTGATTCGTCTGCACCAGCCGGTGGCAGCCCCTTCTTCCCTGCCCCTGCACCATCTCTCAGACCCCAGACTCCTGAGTAAGACAAGCTCAGAGTGA
- a CDS encoding DUF2007 domain-containing protein, translating to MSWITLKTTSFRWEAELMQQLLAAHQIPARIVDLGLVSYVGAGSPAALQVHPDDRLRARMLLSPLRRNLRRKRTRKLLCLSSSRGSDLPPKGCLM from the coding sequence GTGTCATGGATCACACTGAAAACAACTAGCTTCCGCTGGGAAGCCGAACTGATGCAGCAACTACTGGCCGCCCACCAGATCCCCGCACGCATTGTCGATCTGGGTTTGGTGTCCTATGTGGGTGCTGGTAGTCCTGCCGCACTTCAAGTCCACCCGGACGATCGGCTGAGGGCACGGATGCTACTCAGTCCATTAAGGAGGAACTTAAGGCGAAAACGAACTCGTAAATTATTGTGTTTATCCAGTTCCAGAGGCAGTGATCTGCCGCCTAAAGGTTGTCTAATGTGA